The following coding sequences lie in one Silene latifolia isolate original U9 population chromosome 5, ASM4854445v1, whole genome shotgun sequence genomic window:
- the LOC141655133 gene encoding uncharacterized protein LOC141655133: protein MKFLVEKLSSIDRLSIITFSSDADRLCPLTRMHKDGQAKVEDLINNLRADGQTNITRGLQEALRVLVQRRQRNGRTSAIMLISDGELSSRCDHPSTVDVSGVPVFTFGLGKDHDIQVLQDIASRSDNGTYSIADVEGSDSASLTIAISSCDRTITQLGSDIQDVRVGNYEQTRDNESVTISFGNLYNREKRKTTLFLSLLAVEEQTAIDILKVTLSYRPSGGRTLLIKHSPITVTLDRTSSPVTVDPVEVDNEIARGDTAAGMQMARKQADANDFEGAKKTLDNAEKSLDHLNHEADELIKALKYEVQEFLRLLKDPETYLREGHAFALSSELSHNRQRFAARGDATQLLALAIPLVVLFANQAIEFEKNVEVRQQNNSNNIKNIASNWTVDDVEDD from the exons ATGAAGTTTTTGGTGGAGAAACTCAGCTCAATTGACCGGTTGTCGATCATCACATTCTCGTCGGATGCAGACAGGTTGTGCCCATTGACTAGAATGCACAAGGATGGGCAAGCCAAAGTTGAGGATCTAATTAATAATTTAAGAGCGGACGGTCAAACAAATATTACGAGAGGCCTACAAGAAGCCTTAAGAGTGTTGGTCCAACGTAGACAACGTAATGGGCGTACATCAGCTATCATGCTTATCTCCGATGGTGAACTATCTTCGAGGTGTGATCACCCGTCTACTGTTGACGTCTCTGGTGTCCCTGTGTTCACTTTCGGTCTTGGTAAAGATCATGATATCCAG GTGCTTCAAGATATAGCAAGCAGAAGTGACAACGGAACTTATTCGATTGCAGATGTGGAAGGATCAGACTCGGCGAGTTTGACCATAGCCATTTCATCTTGTGACCGCACGA TCACCCAACTCGGCTCAGATATCCAAGATGTTCGCGTAGGGAATTATGAACAGACTCGTGATAATGAATCTGTTACTATTTCATTTGGGAATCTTTACAACCGTGAGAAACGTAAGACAACCTTATTTCTTAGTCTTCTCGCTGTGGAAGAACAAACGGCAATCGATATCCTCAAAGTTACCTTGTCCTATAG GCCAAGCGGTGGGCGGACTTTGTTAATTAAACATTCACCTATCACTGTTACATTGGACCGCACGAGTTCACCAGTTACAGTAGACCCAGTCGAGGTGGACAACGAGATTGCGCGTGGAGATACTGCTGCTGGAATGCAAATGGCCAGAAAACAGGCTGATGCCAACGACTTTGAGGGAGCTAAGAAAACTCTTGACAACGCGGAGAAATCACTGGACCACCTTAACCATGAGGCAGATGAATTAATCAAGGCGTTGAAATATGAGGTCCAAGAGTTCTTGAGGTTGCTCAAGGATCCCGAGACTTATCTCAGAGAGGGTCATGCATTCGCTCTTTCTTCTGAACTGTCTCATAACCGGCAACGGTTTGCAGCGAGAGGAGACGCAACCCAGCTACTCGCACTGGCCATACCTCTCGTCGTCCTGTTTGCTAACCAAGCCATAGAATTTGAAAAGAACGTCGAAGTGCGCCAACAAAATAATTCAAACAATATCAAG AACATAGCTTCTAATTGGACAgttgatgatgttgaagatgattGA